TGTATGTTAATTCGTGATTGTGTTCACCGAATCCAATACTTCAGTAAGCCGGACGCGAAAGAAAGTGGTCTACTGACCGTGTGAAACAGGAATAAGACATAACAATAACGAATAAAACAACAGGTTAGGAGAACACGATGCAACCTTCAACGACACATCATCAGATGGCCCCCGCTCTTACTGCGTTACTGGATGCGGACTACCGTTTTAACTATCAGGAATTTCTGGCTCATGTTGAATTAGCCGACAAACCGCTGTCTCTGGCCACCATTCGATTTATGCTGGAAAAAGTCGAATTCAACAGTGACGAGGTAAAACAGTTGGTGCAGTTTGATCAGGAGACGTACTCAAGGCGCCGCTTGTTTGGCAATGATCATTGTGAAGTGTTGATCCTAAGCTGGCTGAATGGTCAGCGGAGTAAAATTCATGACCACCTTGGCAGCGCTTGCGGGGTTAAAGTGCTGCAGGGGCAGGCGACAGAAACTCTGTTTCAGCCAGCTGTGAATGGTCACATTTACGCGACCCAGTCGACGCACTATCCAACCGGTGAGGTGACGGTGAGTCACGACAGTGATATTCACCAGATATCCAACCTGCAAGGCGGGGATGAACCTTTGGTGACACTGCACATCTATTCCCCGCCGTTGAAACAGTTCTATCTCTACCAACTCGAAAGCGGGACCGCAGAGCTGCTGGATCTTCAGCATGACTCCTGGTTCTATGAAATCTGAAGAAGCTTGGTGGCGAATCATCGGATCTACGACACGTTGTATTGCTTGCAGATCCGATGTTGTCTTGGTCAAGGAAACGTATACTTAGGGTTTTAAATTACGCCTGCATCAGGTGATCCAGTTCTTCCACCTTCTTTTCAAGCTGGTCAATGGAGTCATCCTGATTCCGTTCATTCATTTGCAGCTTCAGTCGTTCAATATGCTGTTTCAGCGTTTCAACAACATCGGCTTGTATCCGATCTTTGGCATCATGACCGAATGATTTTGCTTCCTCTATCAGTTGATCTAATTCATTGTCCAGTTGGTCCGCTGTTGGTTCAGCAGTATTATCGACCCAGTTTGAGAAGGAACGGTCAATACTTGAAGCGAACGACTGCAGGCTCTTGCCAAGCTGATTTTGCATCTCTTTAGCAATCCCCGTGAATTTTGTACTGCCCTGAATCACTTGCCCGTCTTGAATAAATGTTCCCGGCTTGTCATTCGAAATGAGTTTAATCATCTGTGTCTCTTTGGCCTTGGCATTGTCTGTGATGACAAACAGAGCAGAATCAGTTGCCAGCGATTGGAAGGCTTCATCGACAGTCACATGCACTTCAAAATGACCCTGTTCGGTGTAGATGATTTCATTGACCTTGCCAATGACTTGGTCGTCATGCATTAATGGCGCATTGTTTTTCAATCCATTCACAGCATCGTAGCGAATCGAAAAATTCACACCAGATTCGATACAACCGGCCAGAAACAATACAACTAAGCTAAAACAAAATTTACCTAAAAGTCTCATCAGACGACTACTCCAACACATTTTTCTACAGCGTTTAACAGGGCGCAGTATGTCGGTTTCGGGCTAAATTGCAATGCTGAATGTATTGCCAACAGGTGGAGCAATATTCTATTGAAACTTATTTGGTTCACTGAAATGTTAGGAAATGCTTGTAAATGAATAGATTAAGAAAAATGCTGTAGAGGGGATTTCAAGTACGCTGATTTGGTTGTTTTATCAACAAATCCAATGGTTCACGGTTCGACTGGCTTAATCGAAATTTACGGCTTACGCATGAATGCTTGATAGCCGTTTCTCTTGATGTACGCCGTGTTGAATATCAGGATAAACCGCTGTCTCTGGCGACCATTCGCTTTATGCTGGAAAAAGTCGAATTCAACAGTGAGGAGAATAAGTATTGTAAGGTGACTGTCTTTTTTAAAAGTTTAAATTCCCTGAGAGGAATATCTTCATGTTATTTAAATCCATACTCTCATCATGTCGCCCCAATATTTACTGCGCTTCTTGAAAGCGGTTACCTTGTGTGGATTATTTCAAATCATTATTCTGCGCACCAAGTGTCACAGTGAAATGCTGGAAAATCGGCAGTACATCTAAAGTGAAATTTGTTATTAAATCGTGGGGTTGGCATGGCTAAGCTAAAAAAGAAGAGAGACGATATCGTCACCTGTAACTTGAATATCTGGCACAAGCCTGTGGGTTGGGTATTTTTCCTGGCGTCTGTTGTATTGATCGTGCTGTTTCCTTATTTTCCGGTTCAGTACCTGACGGCTTTACTGAGCCTTTGGTCCGTATTACGAAAAAAAGAAATGGTCTGGCAAAAAAGGGAGCGTCAGTGGTCTTACCGAGTTCGACGTTTTTTTCTGTGGCGCCAGACCAGCCATCAGATGACAGACCGCGATGCATTGATTTTGTATTACGAAAAGCCGGTTGAGGAAGAAAGAGATGGCACGATCATGACGAGTTATGGCAGGTTTGAACTCGAGTTCGAACCGGAATCCAGTCGGTTTGATCCGGATGGTCAATCTGAATATCAAGCTGGAGTTCAATATCGATTAAAAAAATTCGATCAAGATGCCAAAGCGCCTGAGTTAACGGAGATGATGAAACAAATTATCGGGATCTACCGTGCCAGTAATCTGGATGTCCAAATCGTTTTTGGATTGACAGATCTGGACGATGAAAGATATATGGCAATCAAAACAGCGCTTGGCTTAGATCCGACTCGCATCCCATTGGATGAAGCATTCAAGCGTACTGATGAAACGCTGGACGATAGCGACATGAATGCCGCTCATTATGAAGTGAAGCGATACAGGCTGAAGCCTAGTCAAATAAAACATGAAACGAAATCGGCAGAACACCGCCAATGATGTTGTCGTATGACAGGCGAGATGAAAATGACAAAACAAACAAAGCAAACAGAACACACAAACGATAGTGTCATCTGCAACTTAAAGGTCTGGCATAAGCCATTTGGCTGGTTTTGGACGATTGGGTTCGCCATCTTTCTGCCTGTTACATCGCCTAGCCCCTTACAGGCTGCATTTGGGTTGCTGG
This DNA window, taken from Photobacterium sp. CCB-ST2H9, encodes the following:
- a CDS encoding cysteine dioxygenase family protein gives rise to the protein MQPSTTHHQMAPALTALLDADYRFNYQEFLAHVELADKPLSLATIRFMLEKVEFNSDEVKQLVQFDQETYSRRRLFGNDHCEVLILSWLNGQRSKIHDHLGSACGVKVLQGQATETLFQPAVNGHIYATQSTHYPTGEVTVSHDSDIHQISNLQGGDEPLVTLHIYSPPLKQFYLYQLESGTAELLDLQHDSWFYEI